Part of the Pseudomonas lijiangensis genome is shown below.
GTTCGCTGAATACGATCAGGTCGAACTGCCCCTCTGGCCATTGTTGCGGAAGCCTGGCGTGCAGCACCCGGGCGTGCTGGAAAGGTGCAAGGCGTTCACGGGCAAGGTCCACGGCCAGGGCCGAAGTATCGCAGCACAGTAAATGGTCGCAGCGCCCGGCCAGTCCGGCGCTCAGTTCGCCATTGGCGCAACCGGGTTCGAAAATCGCGGTATATCGCTCGCGGGGCAGGGCGGCCAGGGTCAGGGCGCGTTTGCGGCGCTCATACCAGCGTTGCCGGAAAGCCCATGGGTCGTTGTTGTCGCGGAAAATTTCATCGAAGTACTGCTCCGTGACACTCATATGAAAACCACCTCGAAGGGTTGCAACAATCGTTCAAGAATCCCGGCAGGCAGTATCGGCGAGAGGCCGATGTCCGGGTCGCCCTGCAACTGGCTGGCAAAGGCATGGGCCGCATGACGCTTACGGGCAATGGTCATGGGGTCAAGCAAGACCTTGCGGGCGCGATCCCAGGGCAGGCGGTCATCCTCGGGACTTGCCCAGTGCCAGGCCCAGACCGGTACTTCATTGAGGCTGGCGCCGACCGTGGCG
Proteins encoded:
- a CDS encoding class I SAM-dependent DNA methyltransferase, with product MSVTEQYFDEIFRDNNDPWAFRQRWYERRKRALTLAALPRERYTAIFEPGCANGELSAGLAGRCDHLLCCDTSALAVDLARERLAPFQHARVLHARLPQQWPEGQFDLIVFSELGYYLDLEDLQRWIDCALASLKSGGQLLACHWRPDIEDCPLNAERVHEVLDERLKMHRLFSHHEDDFLLDLWSHDPVSVATRENLR